ctaattatataattttaggcaatttcaagctagacacattaaaaatagaacgattaaaaataatttttcaaacagaacactttttaaattagaaattaaattattttaagtagtttcaaatGAATGGTTGCTCacttgttatttatacataagaACTTCTTTTtgttctgaaacattttaaaatattgtcctaaaattattttttcaatataaaaaataatttaagtatttcctacgaattttaaagaaaattgttcaatatcgGAAAACCTTTCAAACtccttaaaaagattcaaaattttcttttaaaatcttcatttttttaatacttctaaataacttttaaaatggtagaatttatgctttttgacaattttatacatttttatttaaacatttagaaatattaatttggaattagttgcactttttcaaaataaaaaatcattttcaatttttctaggaatcctctaaagcttatatttttttaaaactctttcacaattcttaaaaaccttataaaatttgtattcgatatctgcaaaaatctacattttgtttaaaatgaatttaaacttttcagactattttcgaattttttataaattaattagttctcaattattatttataaataaaaattcagcaactacacttccaaattttttttaatggaataattaatttgtaaaagtcaaagtttaaatttagctctCTGAACATTTCAGCCGATTCAAGAGTTTCatacaattcagtttcaaatttttcagtttgaaatatttgattatgaTTGCAGATTTTAGGTTAAcagttaaatattgctaaatcttaaatatttattctcatttcctaatttaaaatgttttaattaaattagttcaaaatagaatattttagactgaaataatatttgaattcaatttggaatttaataaaagcgtttaattattaatctattaagttgaaattattttacaattgaaaatagtaCTCATAGTAGTTCGATCTTTAACGATAAAATCTgtgaattcattaatttatatttacaattcatCAACTACAAAAGTTTTTCatccaacattaaaaattttaaatgcttttaatttttacttctttaattcttcaaaactgcactttaaaatcattgaaattaaaaatgaacatccaaaatgaaaactttcaaaGTTAGAGATTTTAGAATTGCATATTATAAGCAGGATGAtaccataattgaaaaagttaacaagtgaaactaatatttaaaaaaagctgaaatcgaacttataaatttgtaaatacttTCTCAAAGAATAGAAATGATAGAGAGATAATTTTCTATTGCATTATATCATCAAGTGATATAGAATGTGTGattattttaagtgattagataggtttttcaactaaaaatttgaaaagtcccgatcaaaaaataaattcacttttatttcccAGATTTTCTCGGTCTTAAAAAACTGATTTCCCGGTCCATGGCCACACTGAAACTTATTATTAcacctttttaattttcatttaatttactaTTGATATAcatgtatttaaaacaaattgctattttatattctgtagaattaatgaaaattactattttttcaacTCACAGTATTTCAGCCTTCAAAAAACGGGCTGATTGTTTATTCCCAGGCTTTTTTTTTACACAACTGACACTACAAGAAACACTACGACGTGAACTGCATATTTATTCCGAAATTATCTCTCATacataaaatgcaaaatttcagtCGTTTGTAGAAATATCATGAATCACAATTTTCAGACTTACAGTGTCAATATTCTGACGGctaatataatttgaaagaaagtaAGACAAAGCATAAAAATTATAGTTATGGAGTACTGTCTTAAGTATAACTGGTTAATTAGCATTAAAGTGCGATAACACAAAACACATCCAGTTATCACTTTTAACGACTCTACATGACCTGAAAACATGTCTggcttataatgatttttattatttttaaagtgttgttcttatataaaaatgtaaaacctgtggaattttaatatcaattaacCAATCAAACagaaaggttttttaaatttaataaaaattacattcaaacaATAAAACTGATGAGGAGGGCAGATCTTACTGTTTCTTATAAGGGTGGAGGGAAATGGAAGATCTTACGCAAGaacaattttcactaaaaaactaGTAAATCTTCATAGCTTAGAAGTattgcgttttcaacaaaatagatgcatttttaaagaaataattcatttttcaatcaaaaagatgaattttcaacaaaatacatgaaacttcaactaaagaagatgaattttaagttaaaaaaattacttaaaaaaaaactaatcttcataaaaaatagtaaagTATGAGCCAAAACTATgaatctacaaaataaaaaaattaatattccgcgAAAAGTGTAATCATtgttattttcaccaaaaacaatacagattaattttcaaaccagaaagaatcatttttaataaaagaattaaacttttaacccaaaaagacgacttttaaaccaaataaatttattttgaactgaaacaaataattattcaactaaaaatagaataatcacaattttagtttaagaaaatatttcaccaaagtagtgaaatatttaaccaaataataaatgtttacctAATATGATAAACATTtaacaaaggaaaatttaaagccaaaagaccaattatctacagaacagttgacattttaacctgaaaatatgaattcataacaaacagaaataattttcaagttgaatttttaaacaaaaaaaatgaaattttctaccaaaaagtttaattttcaaccaaaagatgatttttttgacaaaatagttaaatttcaacccaaaaacgacgataaatgaattttgtagaaaaattccatgtacattttcagttataaagtttgttttcaatacaaaaacggattttcaacaaaatagtttcattttgaactaaagaaatgaacttttgactaaaataatgaatctcaaacaaaaaaatacgtttctacCCAAATAAAcagttttgaaaaaagacataagttttcaaataaaaagattaattttcaaccaaaaatcgaatagttaaattcttaggtaaagaataaattttcaactaaaaagaaacaaaatagttgatattttgaacaaagaaattaatcttcaacaaaacaaaaaaatgatttcgtaaccagagttaaattttcaccaaaatatatgaatcttcaactaaaaaatatacatgtttaactaaaatggaatagttatattatcagtttaaaaaattaattttgtaacaacaaaagacgattttttaccTATTTGCACTTATTTGGTAGGgtggtttgaaaatttcagaaaaacgctTTACGGAATTTGTGGATGACCTCGAAACTTACACCTTAGTGAATCGAAAATTCCTGAATCTTTCAGGTTTCCCCTGAAATTCcctgaccagttttaaattttctgactttttttgaCTCTCCAGAATTCCTTGACCTGTAGCAACCATGATTCTGTTTGAATAAGTTATGATTACACAAAATTGggattaaaatttacattttcaaaattggtacTCTTTCGACACCATGAAGTGAATTACAAATCAAATGGAATCTGTTTGACAGCCATGCATTGCAACTGTTCTgatattttacacgatttttgcAATAATTCTATGTTTTATCCCTTTTTTGTATTCAACACGTTTCGATTCGAATAATTGGAAACGAAATGACCTCAAAATGGCTAACATGTCCAAGTagcactttttttcttttaatttggctTCAGGTGTgattctttcctttcttttttaaaaaactcagccTCTACTTTTTAATATCCATCATTACTTCTACATGCCTTTTTCCTTTTATATTTAGAATCTCAAGAACTGCTTAAGCCTGAACACAGTAGAATTGCAGGAAATGGATTATTTGGCTCATAATTTGTCTCCGGAAGAATGCTTTCAATTATACAATCTGCTTGATCATCGTCGTGACAATAGGGTGAGGttcgatttatatttattttgtctaaataggatttttaattgtataaaagtCAAGTTCTAAGCCGGAAGTCTTTAAATTTAAGATgaacaatttacaaaatataatatattgatAAGTAAAGAAATAATTCATTTCCTTTAAAGCGCGAGACAGtgagatacatttaaaaaaaatccagcgGTTCCATGTATGAATTTACTTGGTATATGGTCAACCGATCcggaagaattaaatttcaaaactctTGATAAAGTTGCTTTAAAACTTGCTAAAATTGGTAGAAAGGATCTGGCCCTTTGGCTTGATCGTGGCTCATTTCGTCGAAGACACGAAAATTATTTAAGTCCAATCACTGCAGTCAGGGAATTGGAGtactttcaaaaattgataaatttttaataaattctattaattatttattacctaTGAGAAACAatatcagggttgctacaaaatcccaatttcaaaattacatgACTTTTCTCTgagcaatttttcattaattaatgaaaaataatattttttcttaatatattttataaacttttagtgacaacagtcataaagaatttaataaggggtcatccataaattacgcAAGAAGTTtttgattgggggggggggggtgcatttGGAAAATCGTACGTAAGACaggtgtaataattgatatttgctctaaaaaatataattttcaattaaaaacagtccacttcgaccaaaaaatatcaattttcaacaaactagttgaatcctaaaccaaaacagattaattttcaaactgaaataggaattttcaatagttttattttcaaccaagaactatTTGTCAGTCAATTAAGAAcaaaatcccataaaaaatattgtattttttccaaatagagaaataaatgttaagaaataaaagaacattttttcaaccgatcaaaaacagatgaattttcaagaaactcgttcaatccttaaccaaagtagattaattctcaaacaaaatagaggaatttaaaaaagtttacctttcaaccaagaaagatttttcagtcaattgaaagaaaaatatcatccaaaatgtaaactttttaaaccaaatattttagttttcaactcgaaaatatgcatttttaacaagaaaattattttcgtacagaattggattaaatttctaccaaatattggTAGCGATAATGCCACGATCGGGCTTATAGGGGAATAACTTTTCTCAGAAAAGGGTTCCCCCATCACTGTCACGTTCTTGAGCGTGCACGAATTTGGTGGGCCTTTTCTCAATCGTAACGCGCAGGAGTAAAATGTAAATTCGTACAACCTTCACGGGGTCATTATTCAGAAAGTCGGATCCGAATTTCGGGCGAGTAGGGAAAAGCACAGGAGTGGGGATAGAGTCCAAGCTCGCAGTAGGATTACCGGCACTATTGAGAGCGGTATTATTAAGAAGGTAGACTGTATTTCTAACAATgcacatgaatttgcaaccaaatagttgaatttgtagcaaaaaaagggaaattcaaccaaaaatagaagattatatttcaattaaaaaaaagaatccccACAAAAATGTTTCCCcatagaaataaatttgcaacaaaatagatggattttcgacaaaatacatgaatttgtaataaaaaaaatgaattttcaataaaaaaatataaattgtcaacgaaaaatgtaatagctgaccCGTCTACGATAAcagatgaataaaaaataaattaaataaagcatttttaacaaaagttttctatttaaaaccaagaaaaatttttcagttaatagaGAACAAAATATCCAATATGTtaactttttgtattaaaaagacaaaattgctacaaaatagttgagttttgaaaccgaaaatatgaattttcaacatgaaaattacttttccaccagtgttgaatttttttaccaaaataattgaaatgtcaaacaaaaaataaaatttttaaccgcaatatgaattcaaaaccaaaaaattataaaattgttcattttgtaATACTGAATACTTATTATTAGCATAGAATTTATTTTCGAAACCTAATTTCGTTAATATTtcatgtttatttaattaaccaaatttatatGTATGTTCACTGCCTAAGTTTAAAAAAGCTTAGTGACATTTTTTTTGTCGTGAGGGGAAGGGgtggaaatttgagaaaaacgcCTTACGTAGTTTGCAGATGACATCTAAACTTCAAGTCAACATTTTCGGACTCTTTCAGGTTTTGTCTGACTCACTTtgaccagttttaaattccctaaCCTATAGCAACCCTAAATATCCATTGCATAAGATACTCGACAGAggaatattttctaatataaagcgtcccctgaaaaattagcagtacctaaaaatattaaataaataatcctCCAgtggtaaaagtaaaaaaaagtcaatggATAACGACGTTTTTGGAGATGAGAGGCTACAAAGATCCACTTGCCCTACTGAAACATCAGGGAAGATGAGGATTTTTTGGAAAGTCTTCGTCGTAGCATTTATAACCCTGATTTTGTTCCTCTTCTGCATTTTCTGCTGTCGCTACATTTACGGAAAGCTGCGTTGCGTCTTTAGCAGGTCTTGAATATTAAATTCCCTGTTATTTTCTggtcaatattattaaatattaaaaaactttttttttaataatttaaaatttataaatgcttTTCAGAAATAACTTTGATCGATCCAGAGCAAaaggggaaaaagaagaaaaatattgtctTTGTGGAGATGAATACGGAACAGCATCCTTTTCAGATtgttatttaaacgaaaaagaatcATCATCGGGATTTAAGGAATTgctaccaaaatttaaaaattatttcaaaaatcgtaaagaaaagaaaaaggagaaATTACGTTaccaacaatttcaaaaaatgaaagctAAATTACAAGTAAGGGATGAAATTTGTCCTCCTTTGCATAATAAAAGAAActcttgaaaaaatcaaataaaaatctattgaatttttgttttttagaaaatttacatcGATCAACAAAAGAAAGTAAAAGTAAATAGACAAgaggaaaaaattctaaattctttaacCGAAGGAGAAAGAGATGAACTCGGAGAAATGATTCGcgagatgaaatttcttctcgATTCCGACGAGGAAACGGAGAAATTGCTTTTATCAGGAAAACGCCTGGGGACTTTTATAATTGACATGAAAAATCTTCATGGAGAAAAAATAGCTCGTTCccatgaatcaaataaaaaaataatgtctatAAAAAGTTGTGGTTCGAAGGAAAGGTCTTCTTTATCGGACAATATGATGATTTTATGCACTGAggaatcaaataaaaatgctgGAAATGAGAAAACCATAAGCAATCCCAATAAAGTAATTTcctcaattaaatattctaaattagagttttttaaattatttattaaagtacTATAAATCTATTatagatcaattttaatctagtATATTCAAAATCCGCAGAAAACTTTCAAAGAAGCGACTAGAAATAGACAATCGTTTTCCTCCGGGCATTATTTAGACAATGAAGCTCAAGACTCtctgataaaaaaagaaaatccagATTCCGAAAATTATGAATTGGCTGTAAAAAGCGAATTTGTAAAATGCTACGCAATATCAGATTCCGATCGGAATTGTTCCTCTCCTTTTACTTGGGAAATAAATCGAAGgtaaatttgtatgaaaacgaACTCAAATAGTTGATAGGGTGTCTACagaaatttcgttttcaaattccCGAATTTCCCTGGTTGGGTTTAACGTTTTTCTTATGATATTTGTGTCGTATTTTCGAACTTAGTCttagtttaaataatattgaaagagTGGTAAAAATACTTAAACCTAGTATCACTGGGcgcagaatttttatatttcatcctACTTAGAGCAAAAAACACAGTAATTTGTATGAAATggtatgaaaaatgttaattttactgttaaatattttttatatattgttattGTTCTTCAActagtaaaaacaaattttatatgaaatgtcTCTTCACATTGATTAAAaaacttccaattaaaaatttgtcagcgcaaataaataaaaaccggGTCACTGGTCCTGGACACCCTCGAaatgacaattattttttgaccaggaaatttacaattttttaaagaaaaatctattccaaggtggccgttttaatcgaagaaaaaattcccggaaatataaaaatcgtactctattctaaatatttttctatttgaagcaataaacaataaagaacaaattaaattcacacgtatgaaatggaaggtactatcactttacaattaaattttttttaatgaaatgcagataaactgcaaaagttagaatttttataaattatagagttcaaagattcagattaaattccaaaaatataaattcacgttaacatttttaatactctaaattaaagaatgaaccaatgaactttaaaaattttcaaaataaaatttttttgagtaattgtaaactagacaaattaaaaaaatttttttcaaattaaaggttaaattattttcattttaaatgatttaagcatccttcaaaaacttaaaaaaattatttcaacacatTGAGAAATCTGGaagtgattttatatttttccaaatttaaaatcattgttgaaattttgtttgaaacgtttaaataattttttaatgaatttaatttttcctacaacttttagaaaatcctgcaaattaaaaaaaaaatacttaaaatttgaatttataaataaaaataagaatacttattatttgtagaaaaaaatagagTAATCTTAAGTgatattcagaagtttaaaagatatcaaaattaaatttagatctcgaaatgatttcaaatcatttacaagatgtgtaaataaaaattagggctattcgtaccgaaattttgatGCAAATACCCAcagcaaaatttaaaacaaaatgcagatttttgcagatttcaaccaaaaatattagaaactttttaagaattgtgaaaggcttgaaaacaataaaaaatttttaagattcctaggaaaattggatatgatttttcattttgaaaaattattgtgacagaaaatttaaaaagatttaaagagatttcccaAATGATCAACACAGAACcgggaagattttaaggatttttgttaatttgcaggatt
The sequence above is drawn from the Belonocnema kinseyi isolate 2016_QV_RU_SX_M_011 chromosome 7, B_treatae_v1, whole genome shotgun sequence genome and encodes:
- the LOC117176462 gene encoding uncharacterized protein LOC117176462; the encoded protein is MDNDVFGDERLQRSTCPTETSGKMRIFWKVFVVAFITLILFLFCIFCCRYIYGKLRCVFSRNNFDRSRAKGEKEEKYCLCGDEYGTASFSDCYLNEKESSSGFKELLPKFKNYFKNRKEKKKEKLRYQQFQKMKAKLQKIYIDQQKKVKVNRQEEKILNSLTEGERDELGEMIREMKFLLDSDEETEKLLLSGKRLGTFIIDMKNLHGEKIARSHESNKKIMSIKSCGSKERSSLSDNMMILCTEESNKNAGNEKTISNPNKKTFKEATRNRQSFSSGHYLDNEAQDSLIKKENPDSENYELAVKSEFVKCYAISDSDRNCSSPFTWEINRRKKCLESEKDWSYTTAEETELSTFRSEIPKFVNAHNLSPEFNKNKKEIQSDMETPIKNATINLMKSVSAIELGSKKSKFESRFKLKMKRTSNKYAEQNRHYSDYSKNEESYKNKSYSGSFYINSCRTSLNSNSSWNFTPRYNKRNSEKSRENFSLFKNSNHGDTESHFDLCETYDELGLLFSHHMKQQARPCYRNYCLLRRHLKRRMHDQRQCRIKKNYFQDYPNGQTPSCTSGNICRDTYDEFSLMKASRQGRQKIRKAVYERRKKFLDQPCVSPGRQIFQMFSG